GGAATCGAACGCGGCGAATATTACATATTGCTGCTCTTCACGCTGAGTGGAATGATGCTCATGGCCAACGCCGGTGATTTGATCGTCGTTTTCCTGGCTTTGGAGTTGCTCTCGCTACCGCTTTACATACTGGCGGGTTTTGCGCGCCCCAATCTGCAGTCTGAGGAAGCGGCGATCAAATACTTCCTGCTGGGAGCGTTCGCTTCGGGCTTCGTGGTATACGGCATTGCGCTCGTCTTCGGCGCCACGATGACGACTTCGCTGGCGGGGATCGTCGCCGCGGCCAAAACACCTTCTGTGCTTTTGTTGTTGGGCGGCGGCATGTTTCTCGTCGGATTGGGCTTCAAAGTCGCCGCGGTTCCGTTTCACATGTGGACGCCCGATGTTTACCAGGGTGCGCCATCCGCGGTGACGGCGTTCATGTCCGTCGGAGCAAAAGCCGGAGGCTTCGCGGCGCTGCTGCGCGTGTTCGTTACTGCCTTTCCGGAGCTGGCTTCGTATTGGGGCCCGCTGGCCATGTGGATCGCTGCGCTGACCATGGCCTGGGGGAATATTGCGGCGATCGCACAGAGCAACATCAAGCGCATGCTGGCCTACTCCAGCATCGCGAACGCTGGATACATCCTTATCGCATTGCCGGCGGCGGCGAATTCAGCCGTCGCACCGGAGGCCATCCGCGCTGCACTTTTTTACCTGATCGGCTATGCCTTCACCAATCTCGGAGCATGGGCGGTCGTACTTACGCTGGAACGCAAGGAGGGCGGAGGGCTCGAAATCGAGGATTACGCCGGGTTGGGGGAAAAGCAGCCGGTCCTCGCGCTCGCCATGGCGGTTTTTATGCTTTCTTTCACCGGCATACCGCTCACTGTGGGTTTCGTCGGGAAATTCTATATTTTCCGCGCCGCGATCAATGCGGGATTGATCTGGCTTGCCCTGGTCGGTGTGATCACGACATTGATATCCGCATACTACTATTTACGCGTCGTCGTCGTGATGTACATGAAATCGGGGGAACCGCAGACACGTTCGGAAGGCTGGTTGAAGATCACCGTTCTTCTCACAGCCCTGGGAACGCTGTTTTTCGGTGTGCTGCCCGGGTTGCTGCTCGAGTTTGCGGGCCAGGCTCAGTTCCTTTCCTACATCCCTTGAAACTCACT
This Anaerolineales bacterium DNA region includes the following protein-coding sequences:
- a CDS encoding NADH-quinone oxidoreductase subunit N, yielding MDLHDLTTILPFLIIIGWACTLLIVDLFIPDDKKGLTAFLAAAGLVAGLAAAVQQLGMHDEGFGGMIIVDGYTAVLQILFLGVGLFAVMQSYDYIKRKGIERGEYYILLLFTLSGMMLMANAGDLIVVFLALELLSLPLYILAGFARPNLQSEEAAIKYFLLGAFASGFVVYGIALVFGATMTTSLAGIVAAAKTPSVLLLLGGGMFLVGLGFKVAAVPFHMWTPDVYQGAPSAVTAFMSVGAKAGGFAALLRVFVTAFPELASYWGPLAMWIAALTMAWGNIAAIAQSNIKRMLAYSSIANAGYILIALPAAANSAVAPEAIRAALFYLIGYAFTNLGAWAVVLTLERKEGGGLEIEDYAGLGEKQPVLALAMAVFMLSFTGIPLTVGFVGKFYIFRAAINAGLIWLALVGVITTLISAYYYLRVVVVMYMKSGEPQTRSEGWLKITVLLTALGTLFFGVLPGLLLEFAGQAQFLSYIP